One genomic region from Parerythrobacter aestuarii encodes:
- a CDS encoding metallopeptidase family protein — protein MKRIFGTPITLAEMETLGIAALDKLPAPFREQMGDVVFLVEDFADKETLRELGIEGPFELSGLYEGHALTERSIEMSGTLPTRIRLFRRPIFHEWATRGDETLEHLVTHVVVHEVGHHFGLSDADMHALEDGVL, from the coding sequence ATGAAGCGCATTTTCGGCACTCCGATCACCCTCGCTGAGATGGAAACGCTCGGGATTGCAGCACTGGACAAACTCCCGGCTCCCTTCCGCGAACAGATGGGGGATGTTGTGTTCCTGGTCGAAGACTTCGCCGATAAAGAGACCCTGCGCGAGCTCGGGATCGAGGGCCCGTTCGAGCTTTCGGGTCTCTATGAAGGCCATGCGCTGACCGAACGCAGTATCGAGATGTCAGGCACGCTGCCAACCCGCATCCGCCTGTTCCGCCGCCCGATCTTCCACGAATGGGCGACACGCGGTGACGAGACGCTGGAGCATCTGGTGACGCATGTGGTGGTGCACGAGGTGGGGCATCACTTCGGGCTGAGCGATGCCGACATGCATGCGCTGGAGGATGGGGTCCTTTAA
- a CDS encoding M1 family metallopeptidase: MRFLAAAALFLLAACSGELPSDAPAVAPILDSEDAVDVYSFAKPLDARVSHVSLGLDLDFENKAVAGKAVLDIIARPGVDTVILDTDGLEIESVTDAEGQPLAWELGDRIEGEGGDEGLHGAPLSVTIGASDSEEPRQITVTYSAANADALQWLSPEQTAGGKHPYLLSQGQATLNRSWIPTQDSPGIRQTWNARITAPAELTVVMSGLSGGDPEDVGEGRRAFTYSMDKPVAPYLIAIAAGDIVFRELGPRTGVWTEPAMIDAAAKELEDTEAMVGAAEELYGPYRWGRYDMIVLPPAFPFGGMENPTLTFLTPTFIAGDKSLTGLVAHELAHSWSGNLVTNANWTDSWLNEGVTTYFENRIVEKIYGEKRAVQEALLDFAAIEETLAEVGTDAPGTALHQPIGTDSAGSAIVYNKGAAFLRTLEHAVGRETFDAWLRSWFDRHAFQPATSAMLLADMKANLLGGDEARAKELKLEDWIYAPGLPDNVYRPDATVFAEIDAAVKAYADTGALPARASYNGWTSAERQRFLDNIPKARTGAELAALDSALGLSRTGNNEELFLWLELALGNRYDPAVPQADAFLSRVGRTKFVRPLFTVLMEQGSWGQPIAKRVYAKTRSSYHAVTQGAVDKVVGS, encoded by the coding sequence ATGCGCTTTCTTGCCGCTGCTGCCCTGTTCCTGCTTGCCGCCTGTTCCGGCGAGCTACCTTCCGACGCGCCCGCTGTCGCGCCGATCCTCGACAGCGAGGACGCGGTGGACGTCTACAGCTTCGCCAAACCGCTCGATGCCCGCGTCAGCCATGTCTCGCTCGGTCTCGATCTCGACTTCGAGAACAAGGCGGTTGCAGGCAAGGCGGTGCTGGATATCATTGCCAGGCCGGGGGTCGATACCGTCATCCTCGATACGGATGGGCTGGAGATCGAAAGCGTCACCGATGCCGAGGGGCAGCCGCTCGCTTGGGAACTGGGCGACCGGATCGAAGGAGAAGGCGGTGACGAAGGACTGCACGGCGCTCCGCTGTCAGTCACCATCGGTGCCTCCGACAGCGAGGAACCACGCCAGATCACCGTCACCTATTCCGCCGCCAATGCCGATGCGCTGCAATGGCTCAGCCCGGAACAGACCGCCGGGGGCAAGCATCCTTACCTGCTCAGCCAGGGCCAGGCGACGCTCAACCGCAGCTGGATCCCGACCCAGGACAGCCCCGGCATCCGCCAGACCTGGAACGCGCGCATCACCGCTCCGGCGGAACTGACGGTCGTCATGTCGGGCCTTTCGGGCGGTGATCCCGAAGATGTGGGCGAGGGTCGCCGTGCCTTCACCTACAGCATGGACAAGCCCGTCGCGCCTTACCTGATCGCCATTGCCGCGGGCGACATCGTGTTCCGCGAGCTCGGCCCGCGCACGGGCGTGTGGACCGAACCGGCGATGATCGATGCCGCCGCGAAGGAGCTGGAAGATACCGAAGCGATGGTCGGGGCTGCCGAGGAACTCTACGGCCCCTATCGCTGGGGTCGCTATGACATGATCGTGCTGCCTCCCGCCTTCCCGTTCGGCGGCATGGAAAACCCCACGCTGACCTTCCTCACCCCGACTTTCATCGCCGGGGACAAGAGCCTCACCGGCCTCGTCGCGCATGAGCTGGCGCACAGCTGGTCGGGCAATCTCGTCACCAATGCCAACTGGACTGACAGCTGGCTCAACGAAGGGGTGACGACCTATTTCGAGAACCGCATCGTCGAGAAGATCTACGGCGAGAAGCGCGCAGTGCAGGAGGCTCTGCTCGATTTCGCGGCGATCGAGGAAACGCTGGCCGAAGTTGGTACGGACGCGCCGGGCACCGCGCTGCACCAGCCGATCGGGACGGACAGTGCAGGCAGCGCCATCGTCTACAACAAGGGGGCGGCGTTCCTGCGCACTCTGGAACATGCCGTCGGACGCGAGACATTCGACGCCTGGCTGCGCAGCTGGTTCGACCGGCACGCGTTCCAGCCCGCGACTTCGGCGATGTTACTTGCCGACATGAAGGCAAACCTGCTCGGCGGTGATGAAGCCCGCGCGAAAGAGCTCAAGCTCGAGGACTGGATCTATGCCCCCGGCCTGCCGGACAATGTCTATCGCCCCGACGCCACGGTCTTTGCCGAGATCGACGCGGCGGTGAAGGCCTATGCCGATACCGGTGCCCTGCCGGCCAGGGCCAGCTACAACGGCTGGACCTCGGCCGAGCGGCAGCGTTTCCTCGACAATATTCCCAAGGCCCGCACCGGTGCAGAGCTGGCCGCGCTCGACAGCGCGCTGGGCCTGTCCCGGACCGGCAACAACGAAGAGCTGTTCCTCTGGCTCGAACTGGCGCTGGGCAATCGCTATGATCCGGCGGTGCCGCAGGCTGATGCTTTCCTGTCACGCGTCGGACGGACCAAGTTCGTGCGCCCGCTGTTCACCGTGCTGATGGAACAGGGCAGCTGGGGCCAGCCGATTGCCAAGCGGGTCTATGCCAAGACCCGCAGCAGCTATCACGCGGTAACACAAGGTGCCGTAGACAAGGTGGTGGGGAGCTAG
- a CDS encoding MFS transporter, whose product MIPSKPRLSLLRIVEMNIGFFGLQFSFGLQQANMGPIYGFLGAEEATMPLLWLAGPVTGLIVQPIVGAMSDRTSTRYGRRTPYFLIGAVICSICLFLMPYSSALWMAASLLWILDAGNNITMEPYRAYVADRLSPGQRSTGFLTQSAFTGLAQTLSYLAPTLLTAFVAKDVLDENGIPVIVRIAFVIGAILSISTIVWSVWRVPELPMTTDEKELLREKPLTLKATMAEIVDAIREMPKPMKQLAVAMLCQWYAMFAYWQYVTFAVGRAIYDTSDPSSAAFRDATLTAQQAGALYNFIAFLGALALIPIVARLGARLVHATCLTASGIAMLLLPGVDTTGGLFFLMLGIGIGWAGMMGNTYVMLADSIPPERNGIYMGIFNLFIVIPMLIQTLTMPLIYNSILRGDPRNVLMLGGCLMIMGAFATLFVDAGHRTPREQTRSTG is encoded by the coding sequence ATGATCCCGTCCAAGCCGCGCCTCTCGCTCTTGCGCATCGTCGAAATGAATATCGGCTTCTTCGGCCTGCAATTCAGTTTCGGGCTGCAACAGGCGAATATGGGACCAATCTACGGCTTCCTTGGGGCTGAGGAAGCGACAATGCCGCTGTTGTGGCTGGCCGGGCCCGTGACTGGCCTGATCGTCCAGCCCATCGTGGGAGCGATGAGCGATCGGACATCGACCAGATACGGGCGACGGACTCCCTATTTCCTGATCGGCGCTGTCATCTGCTCGATCTGCCTGTTCCTGATGCCCTATTCCAGCGCGCTCTGGATGGCGGCGAGTCTCCTCTGGATCCTGGACGCCGGCAACAATATCACCATGGAGCCGTATCGCGCCTATGTCGCAGACCGCCTCTCGCCTGGGCAGCGCTCGACCGGGTTCCTTACGCAAAGCGCGTTCACCGGACTGGCGCAGACACTGTCCTACCTGGCGCCCACGCTGCTCACCGCGTTCGTCGCCAAGGATGTGCTGGACGAGAATGGCATACCGGTGATCGTCCGCATCGCTTTCGTGATAGGTGCGATCCTGTCGATCTCGACAATCGTCTGGTCGGTCTGGCGGGTGCCTGAACTGCCAATGACGACGGACGAAAAGGAACTGCTTCGCGAAAAACCGCTGACGCTCAAGGCAACGATGGCAGAGATCGTTGATGCGATACGCGAAATGCCCAAGCCGATGAAGCAACTTGCAGTCGCCATGCTGTGCCAGTGGTACGCCATGTTCGCTTACTGGCAGTATGTCACCTTCGCAGTAGGCCGCGCGATCTATGATACGAGCGACCCGTCGAGCGCCGCGTTCCGGGATGCGACCCTCACGGCTCAGCAGGCCGGTGCGCTCTACAATTTCATAGCCTTTCTCGGCGCATTGGCGCTTATCCCGATAGTGGCTCGACTGGGCGCGCGCTTGGTCCATGCCACCTGCCTTACAGCTTCCGGCATCGCCATGCTGCTGTTGCCAGGGGTCGACACAACCGGGGGCCTCTTCTTCTTGATGCTGGGTATCGGGATCGGTTGGGCCGGAATGATGGGCAATACCTATGTCATGCTGGCTGACTCGATTCCCCCTGAACGCAACGGCATCTACATGGGTATCTTCAACCTGTTTATCGTCATTCCGATGTTGATACAGACCTTGACGATGCCCCTGATTTACAACTCGATTCTGCGCGGCGATCCACGAAATGTGCTCATGCTGGGTGGTTGCCTGATGATTATGGGAGCATTCGCTACTCTGTTTGTGGATGCCGGACATCGGACGCCGCGCGAACAGACAAGGTCAACAGGGTGA
- a CDS encoding patatin-like phospholipase family protein, translating to MRTSILAMGLAALVLSGCGINQKAPLTTGPQMCGFITHSLSIPIPDPSAPDQLSPFAADIEASLSTFDAQQQANMPETGPVPEDTPLPEPGTPPEPAPEPVEPEPANMLFLSGGSEHGAYGAGILKGWGGDGQLPDFQVVTGISTGSILSSFAFVGKGDFAADGYTISSESQLLNVYSKPKNGKPDIGNYMDLIKKGAFANLDPLRSRIKGFLTKDYVADGTSHTTTVMAEIARRHAQGRRLYVGAVDIDSGIGTAFNMGDMATRYDTARLQGEPDKMEKWLDCYVSAIIASSSTPMAAPPVFIDNTMYVDGGARFGLFGDTVIRAVRVHSSRADEEHRAHAAPRVYAVLNGTMQLPPPACPKEDPSLCNGDPPAWPNNGQHKDWNILELALKSERVLVNQVYRFSAQSVEDEACNGGGCFNFLRIEPDISEFAIALPAPLNAGNEGELTCPQWTAVDIATDNPIQFHKRYMRCLIRYGESKVQEAGWGS from the coding sequence ATGCGGACATCGATTTTGGCTATGGGCCTGGCGGCACTCGTTCTGAGCGGGTGCGGCATAAACCAGAAGGCACCATTGACGACGGGACCGCAGATGTGCGGCTTCATCACACATTCGCTTTCGATCCCGATTCCCGATCCCAGCGCGCCCGACCAGCTTTCGCCCTTTGCCGCTGATATCGAAGCCAGCTTGTCGACCTTCGATGCGCAGCAGCAGGCGAACATGCCTGAAACGGGTCCTGTCCCCGAAGATACTCCACTGCCGGAACCGGGAACGCCGCCTGAACCCGCCCCGGAACCGGTCGAACCAGAACCCGCCAACATGCTGTTCCTCTCCGGGGGCAGCGAGCACGGCGCCTACGGGGCCGGCATCCTCAAGGGATGGGGCGGTGACGGCCAGCTGCCCGATTTCCAGGTCGTGACCGGGATCAGCACCGGCTCGATCCTCTCCAGCTTCGCTTTCGTCGGCAAGGGCGATTTTGCCGCCGACGGCTACACCATCTCCAGCGAAAGCCAGCTGCTCAACGTTTATAGCAAGCCCAAGAACGGCAAGCCCGACATTGGCAATTACATGGACCTCATCAAGAAAGGCGCCTTTGCCAACCTCGATCCACTGCGTAGCCGTATCAAGGGTTTCCTGACCAAGGATTATGTCGCCGACGGCACTTCGCACACGACCACGGTGATGGCCGAGATCGCCCGACGTCATGCGCAGGGGCGGCGGCTGTATGTCGGCGCGGTAGACATCGATTCCGGCATCGGCACCGCTTTCAACATGGGCGACATGGCAACCCGCTATGATACGGCACGGTTGCAGGGTGAGCCGGACAAGATGGAAAAGTGGCTCGATTGCTATGTCAGTGCCATCATCGCGTCTTCCTCGACACCCATGGCGGCACCGCCCGTGTTTATCGACAACACCATGTATGTCGATGGCGGGGCGCGGTTCGGGCTGTTCGGCGACACTGTGATCCGGGCCGTGCGGGTTCACTCAAGCAGGGCCGACGAAGAGCATCGCGCGCACGCCGCACCGCGCGTCTATGCGGTACTGAATGGCACCATGCAGTTACCTCCCCCGGCCTGCCCCAAGGAGGATCCGTCATTGTGCAATGGCGACCCTCCGGCCTGGCCAAACAACGGCCAGCACAAGGATTGGAACATCCTCGAGCTGGCGCTCAAATCCGAACGGGTGCTGGTGAACCAGGTCTATCGTTTCTCCGCCCAGTCGGTCGAAGACGAAGCCTGCAATGGCGGCGGGTGCTTCAACTTCCTGCGGATCGAGCCTGACATCAGCGAATTCGCCATCGCCCTGCCTGCCCCGCTCAATGCCGGAAACGAAGGCGAGTTGACTTGCCCGCAATGGACCGCGGTCGATATTGCCACCGACAACCCCATACAGTTCCACAAGCGCTATATGCGGTGCCTGATCCGCTATGGGGAAAGCAAGGTGCAGGAGGCCGGCTGGGGCAGCTAG
- a CDS encoding peptidylprolyl isomerase: MIKHFFAATAALALPFSFPAAAQGEPEGAPSPGQIVDASAQDEWVTIDPEDLLVMTLAPDAEGNARAVVIQLMPAPFSQGWVSNIRTLARAKWYDGISVNRVQDNYVVQWGDPNYDNPEASGEAKALPSSLQKVSVEEYTTDYRTSPTLRERFFDKVQEYLIESSNMLRGKTPYRGDAYSVGTLSVLGWPVAYESGEVWPVHCYGMVGVGRNYSPDTGSGAELYTVIGHAPRHLDRNIALVGRVISGMEHLSSLPRGKGELGFYADFEVEKRTPILSIRVASDLPEAEQPRFEYLSTESESFARYADARANRRDPFFIHPAGGADICNIPVPIRAVAE, from the coding sequence ATGATCAAGCACTTCTTCGCCGCCACAGCCGCGCTCGCCCTTCCCTTCTCCTTCCCTGCTGCCGCGCAAGGCGAGCCCGAGGGGGCGCCCTCACCGGGCCAGATCGTCGATGCTTCGGCGCAGGACGAATGGGTGACCATCGATCCCGAAGACCTGCTAGTGATGACGCTTGCCCCGGATGCGGAGGGCAACGCGCGCGCAGTCGTGATCCAGTTGATGCCCGCGCCCTTCAGCCAGGGCTGGGTCAGCAACATCCGCACCCTCGCCCGCGCCAAATGGTATGACGGGATCAGCGTCAACCGGGTGCAGGACAATTACGTCGTCCAATGGGGCGATCCTAATTACGACAATCCGGAGGCTAGTGGCGAGGCGAAGGCACTGCCCTCCAGCTTACAAAAAGTTTCAGTTGAAGAATACACGACCGATTATCGGACATCACCTACTCTGAGAGAGCGCTTCTTTGACAAGGTGCAGGAGTATTTGATCGAGTCGAGTAACATGCTTCGTGGGAAGACCCCCTATCGCGGCGACGCCTATTCGGTTGGGACCCTGAGTGTCTTGGGCTGGCCGGTCGCATATGAGAGCGGCGAGGTTTGGCCCGTCCATTGCTACGGCATGGTCGGCGTAGGGCGGAACTATTCGCCGGACACCGGCTCTGGCGCGGAGCTCTACACCGTGATCGGCCATGCGCCGCGGCATCTCGATCGCAATATCGCGCTGGTGGGTCGGGTGATTTCCGGGATGGAGCATTTGTCCTCGCTGCCGCGCGGCAAGGGCGAACTGGGGTTCTACGCCGATTTCGAGGTCGAAAAGCGCACCCCCATCCTCTCGATCCGCGTCGCCAGTGACCTGCCGGAGGCCGAGCAACCGAGGTTCGAGTATCTCTCCACCGAAAGCGAGAGCTTCGCCAGATACGCCGATGCGCGCGCCAACCGCCGCGATCCGTTCTTCATCCATCCCGCCGGCGGGGCCGATATCTGCAATATCCCGGTGCCGATCCGCGCAGTGGCAGAGTGA
- a CDS encoding RelA/SpoT family protein: MLRQYELIERVKEYDPDADEAMLNRAYVYTVQKHGSQLRASGDPYFSHPVEVAGLMTDLKLDQDSIITALLHDTVEDTLATIEDIESNFGKDVARLVDGVTKLSKIEQMPENERAAENLRKFLLAMSEDIRVLLVKLGDRLHNMRTLHHIKNPEKRRRIARETMDIYAPLAERIGMYEYMREMQALAFEQIEPDAYKTITDRLTQIREQDGGQVDAIALAIKQALAEAGLKVEVSGREKHPYSIWHKMAERHVSFEQVSDIFAFRIITDDIADCYRALGVLHTVWQFIPGRFKDYISTPKNNGYRSLHTSLIYENSMRVEVQIRTRDMHQRNEFGLAAHWAYKQHDTPDGSVGWLRDLIEIVDASHDAEELLEHTRMAIYQDRIFAFTPKGALFQLPKGATPVDFAFAVHTDLGAQTVGAKINGKHMPLRTVLGNGDVVEIIKGKEAEPQMSWLGFVVTGKARASIRRAVRQKERAEVAELGKKLFDDIADRVPAKIGKKAVREALKRLEMEEDEDLFYAIGAAEISDMDVMEALVPGCTAEFEDEEPDWSKREKAISIRGLTAGVGFKLAECCHPVPGDRIVGTRKQGEGVEVHTIDCLTLASGIDNDWIDLQWGKRSHGAVGRLRVTLYDRPGTLAEMAGIFAKNHVNVTSLNQTQLDHPFTSYEIDLEVQDLAHLTRMLSALRASDAVAQAERI, translated from the coding sequence ATGCTGCGCCAGTACGAACTCATTGAACGGGTCAAGGAATATGACCCTGACGCCGACGAGGCGATGCTCAACCGCGCCTATGTCTATACGGTGCAGAAGCATGGCAGCCAGCTGCGTGCCAGTGGCGATCCCTATTTCAGCCATCCGGTCGAAGTCGCCGGCTTGATGACTGATCTCAAGCTCGACCAGGATTCGATCATCACGGCGCTGCTCCACGACACGGTCGAGGATACGCTGGCGACAATCGAGGATATCGAGAGCAATTTCGGTAAAGACGTTGCCCGACTGGTCGATGGCGTGACCAAGCTCAGCAAGATCGAGCAGATGCCTGAGAATGAGCGCGCCGCTGAAAACCTGCGCAAGTTCCTGCTGGCGATGAGCGAAGACATCCGCGTGCTGCTGGTCAAGCTGGGTGACCGGCTCCACAACATGCGCACGCTGCATCACATCAAGAACCCGGAAAAGCGCCGCCGTATCGCGCGCGAGACGATGGATATCTATGCCCCGCTGGCAGAGCGGATCGGGATGTACGAATATATGCGCGAGATGCAGGCGCTGGCATTCGAACAGATCGAGCCTGATGCATACAAGACCATCACCGACCGGCTCACGCAGATCCGCGAACAGGATGGCGGACAGGTCGATGCGATTGCGCTGGCGATCAAGCAGGCCTTGGCCGAGGCTGGTCTGAAAGTCGAAGTTTCCGGCCGCGAAAAGCATCCCTATTCGATCTGGCACAAGATGGCCGAGCGGCATGTCAGCTTCGAACAGGTCAGCGATATCTTCGCTTTCCGCATCATCACCGATGACATTGCCGACTGCTATCGCGCGCTCGGCGTATTGCACACGGTGTGGCAATTCATTCCCGGGCGCTTCAAGGACTACATCTCGACGCCCAAGAACAACGGCTATCGCTCGCTCCATACGTCGCTGATCTACGAAAATTCCATGCGGGTGGAGGTGCAGATACGCACCCGCGACATGCACCAGCGCAATGAATTCGGGCTGGCCGCGCACTGGGCCTACAAACAACACGACACACCCGATGGCTCGGTGGGCTGGTTGCGCGACCTGATCGAAATCGTCGATGCCAGCCACGATGCCGAAGAGCTGCTCGAGCATACAAGGATGGCGATCTACCAGGATCGCATTTTTGCCTTCACCCCCAAGGGTGCGCTGTTCCAGTTGCCCAAGGGCGCAACCCCGGTCGATTTCGCCTTTGCCGTGCATACCGACCTGGGGGCGCAGACAGTTGGGGCCAAGATCAACGGCAAGCACATGCCGCTGCGTACCGTGTTGGGCAATGGCGACGTGGTCGAGATCATCAAGGGCAAGGAAGCCGAGCCGCAGATGAGCTGGCTTGGCTTTGTCGTCACCGGCAAGGCACGGGCTTCAATCCGCCGCGCGGTGCGGCAGAAGGAACGCGCCGAAGTTGCCGAACTGGGCAAGAAGCTGTTCGACGATATTGCCGACCGTGTCCCCGCCAAGATCGGCAAGAAGGCCGTGCGCGAAGCGCTCAAACGGCTGGAGATGGAGGAAGACGAAGACCTCTTCTACGCTATCGGCGCGGCTGAAATCTCCGACATGGATGTGATGGAAGCGCTGGTCCCCGGCTGCACGGCTGAATTCGAGGACGAAGAGCCCGACTGGTCCAAGCGCGAAAAAGCGATCTCGATCCGTGGCCTCACCGCCGGGGTCGGCTTCAAGCTCGCCGAATGCTGCCACCCGGTGCCGGGCGACCGCATCGTCGGCACCCGCAAGCAGGGCGAAGGGGTGGAAGTCCACACCATCGACTGCCTGACACTGGCGAGTGGGATCGACAACGACTGGATCGATCTGCAATGGGGCAAGCGCAGCCATGGCGCGGTCGGGCGGCTGCGGGTTACGCTGTATGACCGGCCCGGCACGCTGGCGGAAATGGCGGGGATCTTCGCCAAGAACCATGTCAATGTGACGAGCCTCAACCAGACCCAGCTCGATCATCCGTTCACCAGTTACGAGATCGACCTCGAAGTGCAGGACCTCGCACACCTGACGCGAATGTTGAGTGCCCTGCGCGCCAGCGATGCGGTGGCGCAGGCCGAGCGGATCTAG
- a CDS encoding Rieske (2Fe-2S) protein — protein MQTMTEERASFAVRPTNIAADATDHLHYLGNYVRDIPSSLPRMMENAHDWEHLPFVHPSSFAAIEEVESGTWGWRCKTALPNNGGEQLIELLVDNERHYWATTVVAGPAQGTQIHTQAKDNDAGGITVDVRFYLPQPPEHEEQAAMILGYLQAQYATLYDEDEALMLGRQEALDERKALRGTDDNSAVDLGPEAELDHARVHEATLDGARVLVRHWQGQWVAHAARCPHALGPLDDAQPDANGGITCPWHGYRFDLASGSEERGRCGALRLYRTAVEDGRLVVHADLR, from the coding sequence ATGCAGACAATGACTGAAGAGCGCGCAAGTTTCGCAGTGCGCCCGACAAATATCGCTGCCGATGCGACAGATCACCTGCACTACCTCGGCAACTATGTCCGCGACATACCGTCTAGCCTGCCCCGGATGATGGAGAACGCGCACGACTGGGAGCACTTGCCGTTTGTTCATCCGTCTTCCTTTGCAGCGATCGAAGAGGTTGAAAGCGGCACCTGGGGATGGCGCTGCAAGACCGCGCTGCCGAACAATGGCGGCGAGCAGCTGATCGAGCTGCTGGTCGACAACGAACGGCATTACTGGGCGACCACCGTTGTGGCAGGGCCAGCACAGGGGACGCAGATCCACACGCAAGCCAAGGACAATGACGCTGGCGGGATCACGGTCGATGTCCGTTTCTACCTGCCGCAGCCGCCCGAGCATGAGGAGCAGGCGGCGATGATCCTTGGCTATCTGCAGGCGCAATACGCCACGCTCTATGACGAGGATGAAGCGCTGATGCTGGGGCGGCAGGAAGCGCTTGACGAGCGCAAGGCGCTGCGCGGAACGGACGACAACTCTGCTGTCGACCTTGGCCCGGAGGCAGAGCTCGACCACGCGCGCGTGCACGAAGCGACGCTCGACGGGGCGAGGGTGCTGGTGCGGCACTGGCAGGGGCAATGGGTTGCCCATGCCGCCCGCTGCCCGCACGCGCTGGGCCCGCTCGACGATGCCCAGCCCGATGCCAACGGTGGTATCACCTGCCCCTGGCACGGCTACCGCTTCGACCTTGCCAGCGGGAGCGAGGAACGAGGCCGCTGCGGCGCGTTGCGGCTCTATCGCACTGCTGTCGAAGATGGGCGGCTGGTCGTTCACGCCGACCTGCGCTAA
- a CDS encoding glycoside hydrolase family 16 protein produces MKAIYVLAAASLTLTLAACHGTTAETSDQAHTERELIFFDGFDNGELDREKWIVVGTDFWVNREEQAYLDDPETIVFRDGVEGAEGGVLELRPVYRPGVDPHEDREADFVSGRLESKGKFETTYGRAEARIRLPDAEGFWPAFWMLGNGKWPDTGEIDIMEYIGEKDWTAVALHGPGYSGDNTPFVDRFYFPQGEDATGWHVYAVEWTPDMIQFEIDGRVTYRATRKMVEHLSDWAFDNPKYLILNSAIGGAYPVKNNRVEEPYYGLPQATAELIKRGEVAMEVDWVKVYAPLDAGD; encoded by the coding sequence ATGAAAGCAATATATGTCCTTGCCGCTGCCAGCCTCACTCTTACGCTAGCGGCCTGCCACGGCACCACCGCAGAAACCTCCGACCAAGCCCATACGGAGCGCGAGCTTATATTCTTCGACGGCTTCGACAATGGCGAGCTTGATCGCGAAAAGTGGATCGTTGTCGGCACGGATTTCTGGGTCAATCGGGAGGAGCAGGCCTATCTCGACGATCCTGAAACCATCGTTTTCCGCGATGGTGTCGAAGGTGCAGAGGGTGGCGTGCTGGAGCTGCGCCCGGTCTATCGCCCCGGCGTGGATCCGCACGAGGACCGCGAAGCCGATTTCGTGTCCGGTCGGCTCGAGTCCAAGGGAAAGTTCGAGACGACATACGGCCGCGCAGAGGCCCGGATTCGCTTGCCCGATGCGGAAGGTTTCTGGCCGGCGTTCTGGATGCTGGGCAACGGCAAATGGCCGGATACAGGCGAAATCGACATCATGGAGTATATCGGCGAGAAGGACTGGACAGCAGTCGCGCTGCACGGTCCGGGCTACTCGGGCGACAATACGCCATTCGTTGACCGCTTCTACTTCCCGCAGGGTGAGGACGCGACCGGCTGGCATGTCTATGCTGTCGAATGGACGCCGGATATGATCCAGTTCGAGATCGACGGGCGCGTGACCTATCGCGCTACCCGCAAAATGGTCGAACACCTGAGCGACTGGGCGTTCGACAATCCCAAATACCTCATCCTCAATTCCGCAATCGGCGGAGCCTATCCAGTCAAGAACAATCGGGTCGAAGAACCCTATTACGGCCTGCCCCAAGCAACTGCCGAGTTGATCAAGCGCGGCGAAGTGGCAATGGAGGTGGACTGGGTGAAGGTTTACGCGCCGCTCGACGCTGGCGACTGA
- a CDS encoding DUF1905 domain-containing protein, whose amino-acid sequence MSNSLVLTTSLVRWDGGTAAYHLVRIDGEPAEAIAMHARIERLETGRRRGFGSVKVSARVGDTEWKSSVFPSKPNGWILLVSKKVMRAEDLAEGDPVRLELELL is encoded by the coding sequence GTGAGCAACAGTCTTGTCCTGACGACCTCACTCGTCCGCTGGGATGGCGGCACGGCGGCCTATCACCTCGTCCGCATCGACGGTGAACCCGCCGAGGCGATCGCCATGCATGCGCGAATCGAACGGCTGGAGACCGGCCGACGGCGCGGCTTCGGTTCAGTCAAGGTCAGCGCGCGCGTGGGCGACACCGAATGGAAGAGCTCGGTCTTCCCTTCGAAGCCCAATGGCTGGATATTGCTGGTCAGCAAGAAGGTGATGCGCGCCGAGGATCTTGCCGAAGGCGATCCGGTGAGGTTGGAGCTGGAGCTTCTGTGA